Proteins from a genomic interval of Pogoniulus pusillus isolate bPogPus1 chromosome 30, bPogPus1.pri, whole genome shotgun sequence:
- the TPST2 gene encoding protein-tyrosine sulfotransferase 2, with product MRVTMRRALLVVGSVVALMVTLHLGQQVLECQQVLNERRHRLMRPENEELVMLDSNRVEYRYSKEMPLIFIGGVPRSGTTLMRAMLDAHPEVRCGEETRIIPRVLAMRQAWSKSGREKMRLDEAGVTDQVLDAAMQAFILEVIAKHGEPARYLCNKDPFTLKSSVYLSRLFPNSKFLLMVRDGRASVHSMITRKVTIAGFDLSSYRDCLTKWNKAIEVMYSQCLEVGRSRCLPVYYEQLVLHPEQSMHAIMKFLGISWSEAVLHHEELIGKPGGVSLSKIERSTDQVIKPVNMEALSKWIGHIPGDVLQDMAHIAPMLARLGYDPYANPPNYGHPDPLVVNNTHRVLKGDYKTPANLKGHLQVTQNTSSSH from the exons ATGCGGGTCACCATGAGGAGGGCGCTGCTGGTGGTGGGCTCAGTGGTCGCCCTGATGGTGACTCTGCACCTGGGCCAACAGGTTTTGGAGtgccagcaggtcctgaacgAGCGGAGGCACAGGCTGATGAGACCCGAGAACGAGGAGCTGGTCATGCTGGACTCCAACCGCGTCGAGTACCGCTACAGCAAGGAGATGCCCCTGATCTTCATCGGGGGGGTCCCGCGCAGCGGCACGACGCTGATGAGGGCCATGCTGGACGCCCACCCCGAGGTGCGCTGCGGGGAGGAGACCCGCATCATCCCCCGCGTGCTGGCCATGCGGCAGGCCTGGTCCAAGTCCGGGCGCGAGAAGATGCGGCTGGACGAAGCCGGCGTCACCGACCAAGTGCTGGACGCCGCCATGCAGGCCTTCATCCTGGAGGTGATCGCCAAGCACGGCGAGCCGGCCAGGTACCTGTGCAACAAGGACCCCTTCACGCTCAAGTCCTCCGTCTACCTGTCCAGGCTGTTCCCCAACTCCAAGTTCCTGCTGATGGTGCGGGACGGCCGCGCCTCCGTGCACTCCATGATCACGCGCAAGGTGACCATCGCGGGCTTCGACCTCAGCAGCTACCGCGACTGCCTCACCAAGTGGAACAAAGCCATCGAGGTGATGTACTCCCAGTGCCTGGAGGTCGGCAGGTCCCGCTGCCTGCCTGTCTACTACGAGCAGCTGGTGCTGCACCCCGAGCAGTCCATGCATGCCATCATGAAGTTCTTGGGCATCTCCTGGAGCGAGGCCGTGCTGCACCACGAGGAGCTGATAGGGAAGCCCGGCGGGGTGTCGCTCTCCAA GATAGAGAGATCAACAGACCAGGTCATCAAGCCAGTGAACATGGAGGCTTTATCCAAATGGATTGGGCACATCCCAGGGGATGTGCTGCAGGACATGGCCCACATCGCGCCGATGCTTGCCAGGCTGGGCTACGACCCCTATGCCAACCCCCCCAACTATGGGCACCCTGACCCCTTGGTTGTCAACAACACGCACAGA GTTTTAAAGGGGGATTATAAAACACCAGCCAACTTGAAAGGTCACCTGCAG GTGACTCAGAACACATCATCTTCTCACTAA
- the TFIP11 gene encoding tuftelin-interacting protein 11, which translates to MSMSHLYGTDGEDGVEMENFEVSDWDLQNEFNPHRQRHRQTKEEATYGVWAERDSDEERPSFGGKRSRDYSAPVNFISAGLKKSAAEDLSEEDSDEDEKPVKQEEVPKEFVPKKLKTGGNFKPSQKGFVGGTKSFVDFGSWERHTKGIGQKLLQKMGYVPGRGLGKNAQGIINPIEAKQRKGKGAVGAYGSERTSQSLQDFPVVDSEEEAEEEFQKELSQWRKDPNGGKKKPKYSYKTVEELKAKGRINKKLSAPQKELSQVKVIDMTGREQKVYYSYSQISHKHNIPDDSPQQPLGKDSKPQGFALPELEHNLQLLIDITEQEIIQNDRQLQYERDMVINLSHEIEKMSEVLSHEEKAISNLSKVLDMVEECERRMQPGCENPLTLDECAKIFETLQDKYYEEYRMSDRVDLAVAIVYPLMKDYFKNWDPLKDCSYGTEIIAKWKSLLENDQLLSHGGQDLSTDAFHRLMWEIWMPCVRNIVAQWQPRNCGSMVDFLDSWVNVVPIWMLENILDQLVFPKLQKEVENWNPLTDTVPIHSWIHPWLPLMQARLEPLYSPIRNKLANALQKWHPSDSSAKLILQPWKDVFTPGSWEAFMVKNIVPKLGMCLNELIINPHQQHMDAFYWVIDWEGMISVSSLVGLLEKHFFPKWLQVLCSWLSNSPNYEEITKWYLGWKSMFSDQVLAHPSIKDKFNEALDIMNRAVSSSVGGYMQPGARENIAYLTHTERRKDFQYEAMQERREAENMAQRGIGMAASSVPMNFKDLIQTKAEEHNIVFMPVIGKRHEGKQLYTFGRIVIYIDRGVVFVQGEKTWVPTSLQSLIDMAK; encoded by the exons ATGTCGATGTCGCACTTGTACGGTACGGACGGGGAAGATGGGGTGGAGATGGAGAACTTCGAGGTGTCGGACTGGGACCTGCAGAACGAGTTCAACCCGCACCGGCAGCGGCACCGGCAGACCAAGGAGGAGGCCACGTACGGCGTGTGGGCCGAGCGCGACTCGGATGAGGAGCGGCCCAGCTTCGGCGGCAAGCG CTCCAGAGATTACTCTGCCCCTGTGAACttcatcagtgctgggctgaagAAGTCAGCAGCTGAGGACTTGTCAGAAGAAGACTCTGATGAAGATGAGAAGCCTGTTAAGCAGGAGGAAGTCCCTAAAGAGTTTGTACCAAAGAAGCTGAAAACA GGTGGAAATTTCAAGCCCAGTCAGAAAGGCTTTGTAGGGGGAACCAAATCTTTCGTGGATTTTGGCAGCTGGGAGAGACACACAAAAGGAATTGGGCAGAAGCTTCTGCAGAAGATGGGTTATGTCCCAGGAAGAGGTCTTGGGAAGAATGCTCAAG GCATCATCAACCCCATTGAGGCCAAGCAGAGGAAAggcaaaggagctgtgggggcctATGGATCAGAGAGAAccagccagtccctgcaggATTTCCCTGTAGTGGACTCAGAAGAAGAAGCTGAGGAG GAATTTCAGAAAGAGCTCAGTCAGTGGAGGAAAGATCCGAATGGAGGCAAGAAAAAGCCCAAATACAGCTATAAAACAGTAGAAGAACTGAAAGCCAAGGGGAGGATCAATAAGAAACTTTCAGCCCCGCAGAAGGAACTGTCTCAGGTCAAG GTCATAGACATGACGGGCCGTGAGCAGAAGGTTTATTACAGCTACAGCCAGATCAGCCATAAGCACAACATCCCTGATGacagcccacagcagccactGGGCAAGGACTCCAAGCCCCAAGGCtttgccctgccagagctggagcacaacctgcagctcctcattgacatcactgagcaggagATCATCCAGAATGACCGGCAGCTGCAGTACGAGAGGGACATGGTGATTAACCTCAGCCACGAGATAGAGAAGATGTCTGAAGTCCTCTCCCACGAGGAGAAGGCCATCAGCAACCTCAGCAAGGTGCTAGACATGGTGGAGGAGTGTgagaggaggatgcagccaggctgtgagaaCCCCTTAACCCTGGATGAGTGTGCAAAGATTTTTGAGACCCTTCAGGACAAGTACTACGAGGAGTACCGCATGTCTGACAGGGTGGACCTGGCAGTGGCCATCGTCTATCCCCTCATGAAAGACTACTTCAAGAACTGGGATCCCCTCAAG GATTGCTCCTATGGCACAGAGATCATTGCCAAGTGGAAGAGCCTGCTGGAGAACGACCAGCTCTTATCACACGGTGGTCAGGACCTCTCCACAGATGCTTTTCACAG GCTGATGTGGGAAATCTGGATGCCTTGTGTCAGGAACATCGTGGCACAGTGGCAGCCAAGGAACTGTGGATCAATGGTGGATTTCTTGGATAGCTGGGTGAATGTGGTTCCTATCTGGATGCTGGAAAACATCCTGGATCAGCTTGTCTTCCCCAAGCTACAGAAGGAG GTTGAAAACTGGAATCCTTTGACAGACACAGTCCCAATCCATTCGTGGATCCACCCCTGGCTGCCCCTGATGCAGGCACGACTGGAGCCTCTCTACTCCCCCATCAGAAACAAGTTGGCAAATGCCCTGCAGAAGTGGCACCCCAGTGACTCCTCTGCCAAGCTGATCCTGCAGCCCTGGAAGGATGTCTTCACACCAGGGTCCTGGGAGGCTTTCATGGTCAAGAACATTGTGCCCAAGCTAG GGATGTGTTTGAATGAGCTCATCATAAACCCTCACCAGCAGCACATGGATGCCTTCTACTGGGTGattgactgggaggggatgatttctgtctccagcctcGTTGGATTGCTAGAGAAGCACTTCTTCCCAAAGTGGCTGCAG GTGCTCTGCTCTTGGCTTAGTAACAGCCCCAATTACGAAGAGATCACCAAGTGGTACCTGGGTTGGAAGTCCATGTTCTCAGACCAAGTGCTGGCACATCCATCCATCAAGGACAAGTTCAATGAAGCTCTTGACATCATGAACAGGGCTGTCTCCTCCAGCGTTG GTGGCTACATGCAGCCAGGCGCTCGCGAGAACATCGCCTACCTGACGCACACGGAGCGCAGGAAGGACTTCCAGTACGAGGCCATGCAGGAGCGGCGAGAGGCTGAGAACATGGCCCAGCGTGGCATTGGCATGGCTGCCAGCTCTGTCCCCATGAACTTCAAAGACCTGATTCAGACCAAAGCAGAGGAGCACAACATCGTCTTCATGCCTGTGATCGGCAAGCGGCACGAGGGGAAGCAGCTCTACACCTTCGGCCGCATCGTCATCTACATCGACAGGGGGGTTGTGTTTGTGCAAGGGGAGAAGACCTGGgtgccaacctctctgcagagcctcatcGACATGGCCAAGTGA
- the SRRD gene encoding SRR1-like protein, with translation MAAAGGRRRRRRRRGGADEVAEDGGAVLRRLREARDDLLSSGFWAASAGAVRARLGGGAELPARCVCYGLGRFGGCPIARDQLAFLLLLLEELGVPPARCSLFDPVFSEREAAVLAELGLRLLPENEEGKHDVEGSATLFYMVHCGNALYNNLLWRNWSLGALPKLVIIGNSFRGIEERLLPRILRRDYSYIAKVLKVTEEVALPAHPQYLDTFNDTSIHWFPLEKLQELSPEIWDFVEEPTYEDCDNLEIIRREDKAHECSPIAAES, from the exons ATGGCGGCAGCGGGCGGGAgaaggaggcggcggcggcggcggggcggagCGGACGAGGTGGCGGAGGACGGCGGAGCGGTGCTAAGGAGGCTGCGAGAGGCCCG GGACGATCTGCTGAGCTCCGGCTTCTGGGCGGCGAGCGCCG GAGCCGTGCGGGCCCGGCTGGGCGGCGGCGCGGAGCTACCTGCCCGCTGCGTCTGCTACGGGCTGGGCCGGTTCGGCGGCTGCCCTATCGCCCGGGACCAGCTcgccttcctgctgctgctgctggaggagctgggg GTGCCACCGGCCCGGTGCTCCCTCTTCGACCCCGTGTTCTCGGAGCGGGAGGCGGcggtgctggcagagctggggctgcggCTGCTCCCGGAGAACGAG GAGGGCAAGCACGACGTTGAGGGCTCAGCCACGCTGTTCTACATGGTGCACTGTGGGAACGCTCTGTACAACAACCTGCTGTGGAGGAACTGGTCCCTGGGGGCCCTGCCCAAGCTGGTGATCATCGGGAACAGCTTCAGAGGCATCGAGGAACG GTTGCTGCCAAGAATCTTGAGGAGAGATTATTCCTACATAGCAAAG GTGCTGAAGGTGACAGAGGAAGTGGCACTCCCGGCCCACCCTCAGTACCTGGACACCTTTAATGACACTTCCATCCATTGGTTTCCCTTGGAAAAGTTACAGGAGCTCTCCCCTGAGATCTGGGACTTTGTGGAGGAGCCAACATACGAGGACTGTGACAACCTGGAGATCATCAGGAGGGAGGACAAAGCTCATGAGTGCAGCCCCATTGCAGCAGAGTCCTGA